The Betaproteobacteria bacterium DNA segment CTAGGCGACGATCCGGAGATGGTGGCGCGCGAACTGCAGGACCAGTTTCCGAAAGCGAACCTGATCGGCGGAGACAGGGAGTTCGAGCAGTTCATCGCCAAGGTAGTCGGTTTCGTCGAGTCACCACGCATCGGTCTCGACCTGCCGCTGGACGTTCGCGGTACTGCGTTCCAGCAGCGCGTCTGGGAGGCGCTGCGAAAAATCCCCTTTGGCACCACGGCGAGCTACTCCGAGATCGCACAGCGTATCGGCACGCCCGGTGCGGCACGCGCCGTCGCCCAAGCCTGCGCATCGAACAGGCTTGCCGTTGCCATCCCCTGTCACCGCGTTGTGAGAAACGACGGCGGGTTATCGGGATATCGCTGGGGGGTCGAACGTAAGCGCGAGCTGCTGCAGCGTGAGGCTGCGCGATGAGCCGAGTCGCGACGGTTGAAGAACTTCGGCCGCTGCCGGGCATGGACATCCGCATCGGCAGCCAGGACCGGGATCGAATCGGTGTTGACCTCGACGCGGACGGTTCGAGCATCATTCGGGGCCTTATGAATGATGACGAGTGCGATCAGGTTGCAGCACTCTATGGAGACGAGCAGCTTTTTCGCAGCAAAGTCGTAATGTCCCGCCATGGATTCGGCAAGGGCGAGTACAAGTACTTCAGTTATCCGCTTCCGCCGCTCGTGGCCGAGTTGCGAACGCACGCGTGGGCGAAACTGGCGCCGATCGCCAATCGGTGGAATGAGGCGATGCGTATCGAGGTGCAGTATCCGCATTCGCATGCCGAATTCATCCAGCGCTGCCACGGTGCAGGGCAGACGCGGCCGACGCCGCTGATGCTCGACTACGGCGCGGGCGACTACAACTGCCTGCACCAGGACCTTTACGGTGAGCATGTGTTTCCACTGCAGCTCGCGATACTGCTATCGGAGCCGGGTAAAGATTTCACTGGCGGCGAGTTCGTGCTGACCGAGCAACGTCCCCGCATGCAGTCGCGGCCGCAAGTCGTACCGCTCGGCAAGGGCGATGCAGTGGTCTTCGCCGTACATCACCGCCCGGTGGAGGGAACGCGCGGCTATTACCGCGTCAACATGCGGCACGGCGTCAGCCGCATTACCACCGGCCATCGCCGCACCCTCGGCATCATCTTCCACGACGCCGCGTAAGACCCCACCAACCCCCTGAGCGGCAGTCCCATTGCGGATGGGACCATCTAATTTTTCACTTGTCCATTATGAGTCTATAATTAGCATCGTTATAGACGACACAGGACAAAACCATGTCGCAGGCTGCTGACAAGTCGGTTGCCTTAGGAAAGCCCCGACGCCGCGGAAGGAAGAGTCTCGCTTGGAGCGCGCGTCCAAAAGATCCTGCCCCGCGCGGAACGATCTCCGTCAAGTCCGTGCGTGCGAGCGCTGGTGAAGGCAAGCACCGGGTCGCAATTGCCTATCATTCGAGCAAAGGCGTTGACGACTACGTGCGCCAAGTTGTCAACGCCACCCCGATGCAAGTCGTCGAGATCGAGAGAGCCGGCGTTGTCGGGGCCTTCATCAAGGATCTCTCCAAGCGCATGGGCATTCCTTCATCGAGAATTTTCTCCATTCTCGGGATCCCGAAAGCCACTGCGGAGAAAAAGGCGGCGGCCGGCGAGATGGTTGCGGGCAGCGGAGGCCAGGCCGCGATCGGCATGGTAAAGCTGCTTGGGATCGCCCAGGAGATCGTCGCCAACAGCACGGCGCCGGAAGCCAGGGACTTTGACGCAGCCAAGTGGCTGGGGCTGTGGATCGAGCGCCCTCAGCCGTCTCTCGGTGGTCGCAAGCCCGCGGACTTGCTCGACACGCCCACCGGTATCGAAGTCGTCGGCCGATTATTGGGCTCTATCGAAAGCGGAGCCTATCAGTGAAGCTGTGGCGAATTGCCGCAGAGACACGCGAGTATAGAGCCGATGACCTTAGCGGCGGCGGTGCCGCCAAGAACCCAGGGCGATGGAACGGTGACAAGGAACCGGTCGTCTACAGCGCGCCGACGATCGCGATCGCCGTACTCGAGACTGCCACACACGTCGATGACGCCGGATTGCCTTTGAATCGGTACTTGGTCGAGATCGACGTGCCCAACGACATATGGGCACAGCGCGAAGAGTTGGGCGTCTCGAAATTGCCGGTCACATGGGCTGCCATTCCAGCCGGTCACGCCAGCGTCAAGATCGGATCGGACTGGTTGGCCTCGCTGAGGTCGCCGGTCTTGATGGTGCCCTCGGTCATCGTTCCGGAGGAATGGGCCTCCCTGATCAACCCCAGGCACAGCGCAGCGTCCAGGATCACGGCAAAGGTTGTCCGGCCTTTCGAATACAACAGGCTGTTTCGCCGCCCTTGATCTCTTGTTGCACCGATCCGGGATCGACAGCGTCTGCCCGTCCTTGTAGGCGTCCTGGGCCAGCTCGTCGCGGATCACGATCAGCCCCTGCGCATCGGAGCGGATCGAGCGCGAATCGTTGGCCGGTGCGCCTTGCGCCGGATCGTCCACCCGCTCCAGATGCCCGGTGACGTCGTACACGAAGCGCGAGAACTTGCCCTGCTGCTGGCTTAGCGACTATGCTTGCACCGCCTCGATCACCGGCCGCTCGATGGACCTCGCCGAACGCATCACCGGGAATTTTCGCGACAGCGCCAATCTGAAGCTCAGCGCCATGGAGGAGCTTGCGGGGCCGATCGCGGATGCGATCGAACGCATGGTCGCCTGCCTGCGCGACGACGGCAAGATCCTTTCCTGCGGCAACGGCGGCTCGGCCGCGGATGCGCAGCACTTTTCCTCCGAGCTGCTGAACCGTTTCGAAGCCGAGCGGCCCGGGCTGGCCGCGATTGCGCTCACCACCGACACCTCGACGCTGACCTCGATCGCCAACGATTACGACTACGAGCAGGTGTTCTCGCGCCAGGTGCGCGCGCTCGGCCATCCCGGCGACGTGCTGCTCGCCATTTCGACCAGCGGCAATTCACGCAACGTGATCGCAGCGCTTCACGCCGCGCACGAAGCGCAAATGACCGTGGTGGCGCTCACCGGACGCGGCGGTGGTGCCATGCTCTCCGAGCTGGCCCGGGGCGATATCCACATCTGCGTGCCGTCGATGGTGACGGCACGCATCCAGGAAGTACACCTTCTAACCCTGCACTGCCTGTGCGATGGCATCGATTGCCTGTTACTCGGAGTCCGCTGATATGCCTCGTGTCGCCCTGATCGCGTTGCTGCTCCTCTCTGCGCTGTTGTCCGGCTGTGCCGCCGTCATGGTGACCGGTGCGGGCGCCGGCGTGATGGCTGCCGAGGACCGGCGCACACTCGGCACGATCACCGAAGATCAGAGTATCGAGTTCAAGACCGGCAACCAGGTCTCGGAAAAGTACAAGGATCGCGTGCACCTCAACGTCACCAGCTACAACCGCATGGTGCTCCTGACCGGCGAGGTGCCGACCGAGGAGGTGAAGCGCGGTATCGAGCGCATCGCCCACTCGGTGGCTAACGTGCGCAGCGTCACCAACGAGCTGACCGTCGGCATACCGACCACATTGTCCAACCGCGC contains these protein-coding regions:
- a CDS encoding methylated-DNA--[protein]-cysteine S-methyltransferase, encoding LGDDPEMVARELQDQFPKANLIGGDREFEQFIAKVVGFVESPRIGLDLPLDVRGTAFQQRVWEALRKIPFGTTASYSEIAQRIGTPGAARAVAQACASNRLAVAIPCHRVVRNDGGLSGYRWGVERKRELLQREAAR
- a CDS encoding proline hydroxylase; its protein translation is MDIRIGSQDRDRIGVDLDADGSSIIRGLMNDDECDQVAALYGDEQLFRSKVVMSRHGFGKGEYKYFSYPLPPLVAELRTHAWAKLAPIANRWNEAMRIEVQYPHSHAEFIQRCHGAGQTRPTPLMLDYGAGDYNCLHQDLYGEHVFPLQLAILLSEPGKDFTGGEFVLTEQRPRMQSRPQVVPLGKGDAVVFAVHHRPVEGTRGYYRVNMRHGVSRITTGHRRTLGIIFHDAA
- a CDS encoding DUF2384 domain-containing protein is translated as MSQAADKSVALGKPRRRGRKSLAWSARPKDPAPRGTISVKSVRASAGEGKHRVAIAYHSSKGVDDYVRQVVNATPMQVVEIERAGVVGAFIKDLSKRMGIPSSRIFSILGIPKATAEKKAAAGEMVAGSGGQAAIGMVKLLGIAQEIVANSTAPEARDFDAAKWLGLWIERPQPSLGGRKPADLLDTPTGIEVVGRLLGSIESGAYQ
- a CDS encoding RES domain-containing protein; amino-acid sequence: MKLWRIAAETREYRADDLSGGGAAKNPGRWNGDKEPVVYSAPTIAIAVLETATHVDDAGLPLNRYLVEIDVPNDIWAQREELGVSKLPVTWAAIPAGHASVKIGSDWLASLRSPVLMVPSVIVPEEWASLINPRHSAASRITAKVVRPFEYNRLFRRP
- a CDS encoding phosphoheptose isomerase encodes the protein MDLAERITGNFRDSANLKLSAMEELAGPIADAIERMVACLRDDGKILSCGNGGSAADAQHFSSELLNRFEAERPGLAAIALTTDTSTLTSIANDYDYEQVFSRQVRALGHPGDVLLAISTSGNSRNVIAALHAAHEAQMTVVALTGRGGGAMLSELARGDIHICVPSMVTARIQEVHLLTLHCLCDGIDCLLLGVR
- a CDS encoding BON domain-containing protein, which codes for MPRVALIALLLLSALLSGCAAVMVTGAGAGVMAAEDRRTLGTITEDQSIEFKTGNQVSEKYKDRVHLNVTSYNRMVLLTGEVPTEEVKRGIERIAHSVANVRSVTNELTVGIPTTLSNRANDSYITSKVKARFVDAQRFNPLHVKVVTENSVVYLLGLVRQQEAKDASQLTRTTEGVKKVVTVFEYVN